Proteins encoded by one window of Perca fluviatilis chromosome 13, GENO_Pfluv_1.0, whole genome shotgun sequence:
- the LOC120570989 gene encoding oocyte zinc finger protein XlCOF6.1-like, producing the protein MASSRKEYAVYNPQLRLHRADVEELSVVKGEVPPEQQECSSSVDQQEPEPPPHIKEEQEELWSSQEGEQLQGLEEADITKFPFTPVPVKSDDDEEEAQSSQLHQRQTQHMETEADGEDCGGPEPTRNSHPLLQPETEDQTGDSSEPETDDHAYWKETREPQSALNSLKHDSRRKKPFSCSECGKRFARKQHLQTHMRTHTGEKPFSCSVCKKSFKERGSVKTHMRIHTGEKPFSCSVCKKSFTERGSVKAHMRIHTGETPFSCSECGKRFNHNSSLKTHLRTHTGEKPFSCSVCDQRYGCKTHLKRHMRTHTGEKPFSCSECGRRFMTREHLKVHMRTHTGERPFSCSVCKKSFTQSGDIRIHMRTHTGEKPFSCSVCKKSFRCGSHLKYHMKQHTGEEPSTSCVSDIREQQKWSSSVDQEQPENLSQQECSSSVDQ; encoded by the coding sequence atgttgagGAGCTGTCGGTGGTTAAAGGAGAGGTTCCCccggagcagcaggagtgtagctccagtgtggaccagcaggagccagagccccccccacacattaaagaggaacaggaggaactgtggagcagtcaggagggagagcagcttcaagggctggaggaggctgatatcaccaagttcccattcactcctgtccctgtgaagagtgatgatgatgaagaggaagctcagtcctcacagcttcatcagagacaaactcaacacatggaaacagaagctgatggagaggactgtggaggaccagaaccaacaaggaactcacatccacttttacaaccagagactgaagaccagactggagactcttctgaacctgagactgatgaccaTGCttattggaaggagaccagagaacctcagtcagctttaaactctctgaaacatgattcaagacGTAAGAAaccattcagctgctctgagtgtgggaaaagatttgCCCGCAAGCAGCATCTGCAgacacacatgagaactcatacaggagagaaacctttcagctgctcggtctgtaagaaatcttttaaagagagaggaagtgtaaagacacacatgagaatccacacaggagaaaaacctttcagctgctcggtctgtaagaaatcttttacagagagaggaagtgtaaaggcacacatgagaatccacacaggagagacgccatttagctgctctgagtgtggaaAAAGATTTAACCACAACTCAAGTCTGAAGACACATTTGAGAACTcatacaggagaaaaacctttcagctgctcagtttgtgaTCAAAGGTATGGCTGCAAGACACacctgaagagacacatgagaactcacacaggagagaaacctttcagctgctctgagtgtgggagaagATTTATGACCAGAGAACATCTGAAGGTACACATGAGAACTCATACAGGGGAAAGGCCATTCAGCTGCTCAGtgtgtaagaaatcttttacacagagtggaGATATAAGGATACACATGAGAACTcatacaggagaaaaacctttcagctgctcagtctgtaagaaatcttttagaTGTGGTAGCCATTTAAAATATCACATGAAACAACACACAGGAGAGGAACCGTCTACTTCCTGTGTTAGTGacatcagagagcagcagaagtggagctccagtgtggaccaggaGCAGCCAGAGAATCTCAGCCAG